The following are from one region of the Pseudomonas putida genome:
- a CDS encoding PLP-dependent aminotransferase family protein — protein MSPFKELLAALKTDTLLQRDSAETLYSQLASSLAEAIRSGALRPGERLPPHRELAGELGINITTVTRAMAVLQEQGLIESRPGRGTQVAVPRQVQVQFQSAPSDAPGMIDLSVNRPATDAYTQALATLLPRLANDPRFAGMKEYHPSEGMPWAREAAATWLRALDVPAQPSNVVITEGAQHGIACILRAMTVAGDTVLADSITYQGINALCRSLGLNLVGVAGDERGMNPQALGEAIATYAPRVLFLVPSIHNPTAITLDAQRRADLLEVLAPHDDLWLIEDDVYRPLLERRDETFMLRRLARTFYVTALSKCIAPGLRIGFVVAPPEQVQNIATTLRIDCWSISPLNALIATRLIEDHVSEALIAHQREELRERQALLAEHLKGLHYQASDVGTHAWLQLPEPWSASRFARLCREHGVGLLPGGAFSLRHDQSPNAVRINLSAAKSREQLVQALDVIARFAQQGHLHMFDRV, from the coding sequence ATGAGCCCATTCAAAGAGCTACTTGCCGCCCTAAAGACGGATACGCTGCTGCAGCGCGACAGCGCCGAAACACTCTACTCGCAACTGGCCTCCTCCCTTGCCGAAGCCATTCGCAGTGGCGCCCTGCGTCCGGGCGAACGGCTTCCACCCCATCGCGAGCTGGCCGGCGAACTGGGCATCAACATCACCACCGTGACCCGCGCCATGGCCGTGCTGCAGGAGCAAGGCCTGATCGAGAGTCGCCCAGGCCGAGGCACCCAGGTTGCGGTGCCGCGGCAGGTACAGGTGCAGTTCCAGTCGGCGCCAAGCGATGCCCCCGGCATGATCGACCTCAGCGTCAACCGCCCCGCTACCGATGCTTACACCCAGGCTCTGGCCACCCTCCTGCCGCGCCTGGCCAACGACCCGCGCTTTGCCGGGATGAAGGAGTATCACCCCTCCGAAGGCATGCCTTGGGCGCGAGAAGCCGCGGCGACCTGGTTGCGTGCACTGGATGTACCCGCTCAACCGAGCAATGTGGTGATCACCGAAGGGGCCCAGCACGGCATCGCCTGCATCTTGCGCGCCATGACAGTGGCAGGTGACACCGTGTTGGCCGACAGCATTACCTATCAGGGCATCAACGCCCTGTGCCGGTCATTGGGGCTGAACCTGGTTGGGGTAGCGGGGGATGAGCGGGGTATGAACCCTCAAGCACTAGGCGAGGCTATCGCGACCTACGCACCACGGGTGCTGTTCCTCGTGCCGTCGATCCACAACCCGACCGCCATCACCCTCGACGCGCAACGTCGCGCGGACCTTCTTGAAGTACTTGCACCACACGACGACCTCTGGCTGATCGAGGACGATGTCTATCGCCCGTTGCTCGAGCGCAGGGACGAGACATTCATGTTGCGCCGCCTTGCGCGGACGTTCTATGTCACCGCCCTCTCCAAATGCATCGCACCGGGCCTGCGCATCGGCTTCGTCGTCGCGCCACCCGAACAGGTGCAGAACATCGCCACCACCTTGCGCATCGACTGCTGGAGCATCTCGCCGCTTAACGCGCTGATTGCGACACGCTTGATCGAGGATCACGTCAGCGAGGCACTGATTGCCCATCAGCGCGAGGAGTTGCGCGAACGCCAAGCCTTGCTCGCAGAACACCTCAAGGGCCTGCATTACCAGGCCAGCGATGTTGGCACACATGCCTGGCTGCAGCTGCCTGAACCTTGGAGCGCGTCACGTTTCGCCCGCCTTTGCCGGGAGCATGGCGTCGGGCTACTGCCCGGCGGGGCGTTCAGCTTGCGCCATGACCAATCGCCCAATGCGGTGCGCATCAACCTTTCCGCGGCCAAGTCTCGCGAGCAGCTTGTCCAGGCCCTGGACGTCATTGCCCGTTTCGCGCAGCAAGGCCATTTGCATATGTTCGACAGGGTCTGA
- a CDS encoding FAD-dependent oxidoreductase, whose product MKMPERCEVAVIGAGAVGVATALWLRRQGYHVVLLERDAVAAGASYGNAGTFAPYGCMPIAQPGLLRDIPRLLFSADSPFVVRWSRLPRLMPWLVRFLNQCRPHHFQHNATALAQLLQHTYEGYAPLLDEAPMAEKHLRHKGCIYAYSSLDSLRGADRGYALRDSFGIPQQRLSRDELEALEPALAGKTVGGILFPKSSHLDDPKRFFEDLAAPLLLDGTLCFSTVQRLVRRNNALQLDCADGHSLLAERVVLCGGAWSAALAQQLGDRIPLDTERGYHIEFDLEDNLLERPCCPVESAFYMTPMAGRLRVAGTVELGSINDPANPRRYEYLEQRVRRVLGLRQPVARRWLGFRPSLPDSLPVIGVSPNEPRLIHAFGHQHLGLTLAGVTGQLVSQLIEGTAPAWLDAFSSRRF is encoded by the coding sequence ATGAAGATGCCAGAGCGTTGTGAAGTCGCTGTAATCGGTGCCGGTGCGGTCGGCGTTGCCACTGCCTTGTGGCTACGCCGCCAGGGTTACCATGTGGTGTTGCTGGAGCGCGATGCGGTCGCTGCAGGTGCCTCCTATGGCAATGCGGGCACATTTGCGCCCTATGGCTGCATGCCTATCGCACAACCTGGCCTGCTGCGCGACATACCACGCCTGCTCTTCTCGGCGGACTCGCCCTTTGTGGTGCGGTGGTCTCGCTTGCCGCGTTTGATGCCCTGGCTTGTCCGCTTCCTGAATCAGTGCCGGCCTCATCATTTCCAGCACAACGCGACGGCCCTTGCACAATTGCTGCAACACACCTACGAAGGGTATGCACCACTGCTGGATGAGGCGCCAATGGCCGAAAAGCACTTGCGCCATAAAGGCTGCATCTATGCCTACTCCAGCCTGGACAGCCTGCGTGGCGCCGACCGCGGTTATGCGCTGCGTGACAGCTTCGGCATCCCTCAACAGCGGTTGAGTCGCGACGAACTCGAAGCACTTGAGCCCGCACTGGCCGGCAAGACGGTAGGCGGCATCCTCTTCCCCAAATCCTCCCATCTGGATGATCCAAAGCGCTTCTTCGAGGACTTGGCAGCGCCACTGCTGCTCGATGGCACCCTGTGTTTCAGCACCGTGCAGCGCCTTGTTCGGCGCAACAATGCACTGCAACTGGACTGCGCCGATGGCCACAGCCTGCTCGCCGAACGCGTGGTGCTGTGCGGCGGAGCCTGGTCTGCCGCCCTCGCGCAGCAACTGGGCGATCGCATCCCGCTGGATACCGAGCGTGGCTACCATATCGAGTTCGACCTGGAGGATAACTTGCTCGAACGCCCCTGCTGCCCGGTCGAAAGCGCCTTCTACATGACCCCCATGGCGGGTCGCCTGCGCGTGGCCGGCACCGTGGAGCTGGGTTCGATCAATGACCCAGCCAACCCCCGACGCTACGAGTACCTGGAGCAACGGGTACGGCGCGTGCTTGGCCTTCGCCAGCCAGTGGCGAGGCGCTGGCTGGGCTTTCGCCCGTCGCTGCCGGACTCGCTACCGGTCATTGGCGTCTCGCCGAACGAACCACGCCTGATTCACGCCTTTGGTCATCAGCACCTTGGCTTGACACTGGCGGGGGTAACAGGGCAACTGGTAAGCCAACTCATCGAAGGAACAGCGCCTGCATGGCTCGACGCGTTTTCCTCACGCCGTTTCTGA
- a CDS encoding C45 family autoproteolytic acyltransferase/hydrolase, translating to MKIHTLVTDIRTPAERGRQIGERFAEQIRHTTQLYLDFFPRVGVSLREAQRIGENSLAALEAWSPNLAAEVIGLASGADLPLWQLASLNARTEVLAARTRHSECSTTVRAPRGPRAPQTLQTWDWHDSLCPHGLMLALHTERGMNVKLFCEFGMLAKLGVNSSGLGLHFNILHHTSDNDSGGVPVHAIARRLLEDASSVEEAIELARSARVSASTVLTVFSREDSSPRAVSIELSPERTALVLPREDGWLLHTNHFLDPQLSLGEQVADRADTQCRLGHLEQVIGQMGSADLRVRAEAMCGAQGDSAPICFHPDMAMPDTERWETLLSVGIDTERGALEYVAGTPLQLAKAGFERF from the coding sequence GTGAAGATCCACACCCTAGTCACCGATATCCGCACGCCCGCCGAACGTGGTCGTCAGATCGGCGAGCGCTTCGCCGAGCAGATCCGCCATACCACCCAGCTGTACCTGGACTTCTTCCCGCGGGTGGGCGTGTCCCTGCGTGAGGCGCAGCGCATCGGTGAAAACAGCCTGGCCGCCCTGGAAGCCTGGAGCCCGAACCTGGCGGCCGAGGTGATCGGTCTGGCCAGCGGCGCCGACCTGCCGTTGTGGCAGCTGGCAAGCCTGAACGCCCGTACCGAGGTGCTGGCGGCGCGCACCCGTCACAGCGAATGTTCCACCACTGTGCGTGCGCCGCGCGGCCCGCGTGCGCCGCAGACCCTGCAGACCTGGGACTGGCACGACAGCCTCTGCCCTCACGGCCTGATGCTGGCGCTGCACACCGAGCGTGGCATGAACGTCAAGCTGTTCTGCGAATTCGGCATGCTCGCCAAGCTGGGGGTGAACAGCTCAGGTCTGGGCCTGCATTTCAATATCCTCCATCACACTAGCGACAACGACAGCGGGGGTGTGCCAGTACACGCGATTGCCCGCCGTCTGCTCGAAGACGCCAGCAGTGTCGAGGAAGCCATCGAACTGGCCCGTTCGGCGCGGGTCAGCGCCTCCACCGTGCTCACCGTGTTCTCCCGCGAGGACAGCAGCCCGCGCGCCGTCAGCATCGAGCTAAGCCCTGAGCGCACGGCGCTGGTGCTACCGCGTGAAGACGGCTGGTTGCTGCACACCAACCACTTCCTCGACCCGCAGCTGAGCCTGGGCGAACAGGTCGCCGACCGCGCCGACACCCAGTGTCGTCTGGGGCACCTGGAGCAGGTGATCGGCCAGATGGGCAGCGCCGATCTGCGCGTCCGTGCCGAAGCCATGTGCGGCGCGCAAGGCGACAGCGCACCGATCTGCTTCCACCCGGACATGGCCATGCCCGATACCGAACGTTGGGAAACCCTGCTGAGCGTCGGGATCGATACCGAGCGCGGCGCGCTGGAATACGTAGCGGGCACGCCGCTGCAACTGGCCAAGGCTGGCTTTGAGCGTTTCTGA
- a CDS encoding RidA family protein: MTIQRKQINPRMSQIVIHRDTVYLAGQVGETGQTVSEQTREALARVDALLDEAGTTRQHLLQAIIWLADMADFDEMNTVWDAWVPSGHAPARACGEAKLADPQLLVEVIITAAVPQ, translated from the coding sequence ATGACCATTCAGCGCAAACAGATCAACCCGCGCATGAGCCAGATCGTGATCCACCGCGACACCGTCTATCTTGCCGGCCAAGTCGGCGAGACCGGCCAGACGGTGTCGGAACAGACCCGAGAAGCCCTGGCGCGGGTCGATGCACTGCTCGATGAGGCCGGCACCACTCGCCAGCACCTGCTTCAGGCCATTATCTGGTTGGCCGACATGGCAGACTTTGACGAGATGAATACCGTATGGGATGCCTGGGTGCCCAGCGGCCATGCACCGGCGCGAGCCTGCGGCGAGGCGAAGCTGGCAGATCCGCAGCTGCTGGTGGAAGTGATCATTACCGCTGCCGTTCCCCAGTAA
- a CDS encoding MFS transporter encodes MHAEHSNPASSRSALRTFCVSGMGTALEFYDFIIYGTAAALVFPQVFFPQMDHLTATLVAFSAFGAGFFARPLGGLVFGHYGDRIGRQKVLVATLLLMGLSTFLIGCLPSHASIGVAAPILLVLLRLIQGFAAGGEWGGAALFGIESAPPGRRGLWGSFTSMGIGVGGILGAAVFAIVSAAFNDNLVDFAWRIPFWLGGTLVLIGLYARLKAAVPVAAPTLKAVRAPMADALRQRPRQLLLCTGIAFGYCTIAYIGSTFFLTYATQVGFGSTQALMFDLTLSIAIVFSAPLFGYLSDRLGRRTVMVFGAVVMALGLFIFFELVGMMSFGIALFAYSLTGLLMGATQGPIPSFLGEQFPRNMRYSGISASYQIGAALGGGTASSIATAILIFTDHNPLGVALYGAGALALVALCSLLLPETSRLSMAEIDDEPDSVAGEASWCGTSTRWRKNS; translated from the coding sequence ATGCATGCGGAACATTCCAACCCTGCGTCGTCCCGGTCTGCGCTGCGGACCTTCTGCGTCTCCGGCATGGGCACTGCGCTCGAGTTCTATGACTTCATCATCTACGGCACTGCGGCTGCGCTGGTATTTCCCCAAGTGTTCTTCCCGCAAATGGACCACCTGACCGCGACCTTGGTGGCCTTCAGCGCCTTTGGCGCCGGCTTCTTCGCCCGTCCGCTGGGCGGTTTGGTGTTCGGCCACTACGGTGACCGCATCGGCCGCCAAAAGGTGCTGGTCGCGACCTTGCTGCTCATGGGCCTGAGCACCTTCCTCATCGGTTGCTTGCCAAGCCATGCCAGTATCGGCGTCGCTGCCCCGATCCTTCTTGTGCTGTTGCGCCTGATCCAAGGCTTTGCCGCCGGTGGCGAATGGGGCGGTGCCGCGCTGTTCGGCATCGAGTCGGCGCCGCCGGGCAGGCGAGGGTTGTGGGGCAGCTTCACGAGCATGGGCATCGGCGTCGGTGGCATCCTTGGCGCTGCGGTGTTCGCCATCGTCAGTGCCGCCTTCAACGACAACCTGGTGGACTTTGCCTGGCGCATCCCCTTCTGGCTCGGTGGCACGCTGGTGCTGATCGGCCTGTATGCGCGCCTGAAAGCTGCGGTACCGGTCGCCGCCCCCACGCTGAAGGCGGTCCGCGCACCGATGGCCGATGCCTTGCGGCAGCGTCCACGCCAGCTGCTGCTGTGCACCGGGATCGCCTTTGGCTACTGCACCATCGCCTATATCGGCAGCACCTTCTTCCTGACCTACGCTACCCAGGTGGGCTTCGGCAGCACCCAGGCGTTGATGTTCGACCTTACCTTGTCGATCGCCATCGTGTTCTCCGCGCCGCTGTTCGGCTACCTGTCTGACCGTCTGGGTCGGCGCACGGTGATGGTGTTCGGTGCTGTGGTTATGGCGCTCGGGCTGTTCATCTTCTTCGAACTGGTAGGCATGATGAGCTTCGGTATTGCCCTGTTCGCCTACAGCTTGACCGGTCTGCTGATGGGCGCAACCCAAGGTCCCATACCATCGTTTCTGGGGGAGCAGTTCCCGCGCAATATGCGGTACTCGGGAATCTCGGCCAGCTATCAGATCGGTGCAGCACTGGGCGGCGGCACGGCATCTAGCATCGCCACTGCAATCCTTATCTTTACTGACCACAATCCGCTAGGCGTGGCGTTGTATGGAGCTGGCGCGCTGGCATTAGTCGCGTTGTGCTCGTTGTTGTTGCCCGAAACATCGCGACTGAGCATGGCGGAAATCGACGATGAACCTGATAGTGTTGCAGGGGAAGCGAGCTGGTGCGGAACCAGTACGCGTTGGCGAAAAAATAGTTGA
- a CDS encoding TorF family putative porin, protein MTVRSLIAGGLLACAPLAHAIDLNDDFSLEAKAGVFSDYRTRGISQTQNDPALQGSLTLAHASGLYAGVWSSNVDFGFGNSTRQELDYYAGYFWQINDDVTLDTSYIKYAYPRQGDFNYGEYHAELRAGGVLLGGNYSDNFNGDQSMFYSYVGYTTLLPYDTNLLVRYGRNDYKDPSWFANDGASRDDYHEWEVKLTRTMLSLDWSVSYIDTDLSKNECASYLGFKDICSATVVVSASKTF, encoded by the coding sequence ATGACCGTACGCAGCCTAATCGCAGGTGGCCTGCTCGCCTGCGCCCCGCTGGCCCATGCCATCGACCTCAACGACGATTTCAGCCTCGAGGCTAAGGCTGGCGTTTTCAGCGATTACCGCACCCGCGGCATCTCCCAGACCCAGAACGATCCCGCCCTACAGGGCTCGTTGACCCTGGCTCACGCCAGCGGCCTATACGCAGGCGTATGGAGCTCGAACGTCGACTTCGGCTTCGGCAACAGTACGCGCCAGGAGCTGGACTACTACGCCGGCTACTTCTGGCAGATCAACGACGACGTCACCCTCGACACCTCGTACATCAAGTACGCGTACCCGCGCCAGGGGGACTTCAACTACGGCGAGTACCATGCCGAACTGCGCGCCGGGGGCGTGCTGCTGGGCGGCAACTATTCGGACAACTTCAACGGCGACCAATCGATGTTCTATAGCTACGTGGGCTACACCACGCTGCTGCCGTACGACACCAACTTGCTGGTGCGCTACGGTCGCAACGACTACAAGGACCCGAGCTGGTTCGCCAATGATGGCGCCAGCCGCGACGACTACCACGAATGGGAAGTGAAGCTAACCCGCACGATGCTGTCGCTCGACTGGTCGGTCAGCTACATCGACACTGACCTCTCCAAGAACGAATGCGCCAGTTACCTCGGCTTCAAGGATATCTGCTCGGCCACGGTGGTGGTCTCGGCCAGCAAGACGTTCTAA
- a CDS encoding amino acid permease, giving the protein MSNSLKLDEPRERRLSDALRQRHITMISLGGIIGAGLFVGSSATIGAIGPAAFLSYLAAGIVVMLVMRMLGEMAVAIPGVGSFTEYARLGLGNWVGFTSGWLYWYFWVIVVAVEAVVGADILKQWIPLPAWAIGLSLLAIMTAINCLSVKSYGEFEYWFASLKVFAIIVFIGLGCAYLFGWAPSTGALLDNLVNDRGFMPYGISAVLAGVPTVIFAVGGAEIATIAAAESDDPSKSVAAMTRSVIFRVITFYVVSILLIVCIVPWGTIEAGHSPFVTAMEVMHVPGATLIMEAVVLVAVLSALNSGLYVSSRILFGLSERGDAPAALSQLTGHRVPRLAVLLSSVIGYIAIAAAIASPQGVFLFLVNASGAIMLFVYLAIAIAQVRLRRQLEREAPQRLTLRMWLFPGLSYAVVAAIVGVLVAMAFQEGLRTQLLASLVSLAVVSAAHLLVRKRRLHAGPRDTRVA; this is encoded by the coding sequence ATGAGCAATTCGCTGAAGCTGGATGAACCGCGTGAGCGCCGGCTGAGTGACGCCTTGCGCCAGCGGCACATCACCATGATTTCGCTGGGCGGCATCATCGGCGCCGGCCTGTTCGTTGGCAGCAGTGCAACCATTGGCGCGATCGGCCCCGCAGCGTTTCTCAGTTATCTTGCTGCCGGCATCGTAGTGATGCTGGTCATGCGCATGCTCGGTGAAATGGCGGTGGCGATACCGGGCGTTGGATCGTTTACCGAGTACGCGCGACTGGGGCTGGGCAATTGGGTCGGTTTCACCAGTGGCTGGTTGTACTGGTACTTCTGGGTCATTGTCGTAGCGGTGGAGGCGGTGGTTGGAGCCGACATATTGAAGCAATGGATCCCGCTGCCCGCCTGGGCCATCGGCCTGAGCCTGCTGGCAATCATGACCGCCATCAATTGTCTGTCGGTGAAGTCCTATGGCGAGTTCGAGTACTGGTTCGCATCACTCAAGGTGTTCGCCATCATCGTTTTCATCGGCCTGGGTTGTGCCTATCTGTTCGGATGGGCGCCTAGCACCGGCGCCTTGCTGGACAACCTGGTCAACGACCGCGGCTTCATGCCTTACGGCATCAGCGCCGTGCTCGCCGGCGTGCCAACAGTGATTTTCGCGGTGGGCGGCGCAGAAATCGCTACCATCGCTGCAGCCGAATCGGATGACCCTTCCAAGAGCGTCGCTGCGATGACCCGCTCGGTGATCTTTCGGGTGATCACGTTCTACGTCGTCTCTATTCTGCTGATCGTCTGTATCGTGCCCTGGGGCACTATCGAGGCAGGGCATTCACCTTTCGTCACCGCCATGGAAGTCATGCATGTACCGGGTGCGACGCTGATCATGGAAGCCGTGGTTCTGGTTGCTGTGCTGTCGGCGCTGAACTCCGGGTTGTATGTGTCTTCGCGCATTCTGTTCGGCCTCAGCGAGCGTGGCGATGCGCCGGCTGCATTGTCGCAACTGACCGGGCACCGGGTACCGCGCTTGGCGGTATTGCTGAGCAGTGTGATTGGCTACATTGCCATCGCCGCAGCGATCGCGTCACCGCAAGGTGTTTTCCTTTTCCTGGTGAACGCCTCGGGCGCCATCATGTTGTTTGTCTATCTGGCCATCGCGATCGCTCAAGTGCGGCTGCGCCGTCAACTGGAGCGCGAAGCGCCACAGCGCCTGACGCTACGCATGTGGCTGTTCCCCGGTCTGTCCTACGCGGTTGTCGCCGCCATCGTCGGGGTGCTGGTGGCCATGGCGTTCCAGGAAGGGCTGCGCACGCAATTGCTTGCCAGCCTGGTCAGCCTGGCGGTGGTTTCGGCGGCGCATTTGTTGGTGCGCAAGCGCCGGTTGCATGCCGGGCCGCGTGACACGCGCGTTGCATAA
- a CDS encoding amidohydrolase produces the protein MKHLLKMAISAGLACTSLHSFAAVDVIFHNAKVYTAEPGQPLQQAVAVEGEKIVAVGSDQAVLGLKAEGTQVIDLRGKVLMPGMLDSHSHAIKGGLQLELANLMGEQIPLDELEQRLRGWQKDGKAVRGEFLTVGGVPGTYWDDIPALEQRFNHGEWADQPILLAANDMHTGWANQALLKRAKIDAKTIAALPTEARSTIGQHQDGTPNGFLADASYYPVTDLLPPLSHDTLMTAGRMALAYSKQLGITGWMDPLANELPGADVKNDSLGVLPVYKDLSERGELTAHIAALLMTDSKARPADLDELDKVRQQFLGVRNLTLPGIKVFADGVAEMPAQSAAMLEPYKNSGQRGELLLDPKHFGELVDAADARGWLVHVHAIGDRAVREALNGVEQARRARHSGVPHSITHLQMVSAQDYPRFKQLDVIASMQLYWASADETNVDLVKPYVDEHAFAHSYPAHSLYKAGATIAGASDWPITTPEPWKAIYQAVSRKGAKGVLNADEAIDRETMFQAYTLNAARAMRLEQQVGSLKVGKQADMIVLDRDVLNVDPEAMRDTQVLQTWFAGKQIYQR, from the coding sequence ATGAAGCACCTCCTGAAGATGGCGATCAGCGCGGGCCTGGCCTGCACTTCCCTGCACAGCTTCGCGGCAGTGGACGTGATCTTTCACAACGCCAAGGTCTACACCGCCGAGCCAGGCCAACCGCTGCAGCAAGCGGTGGCGGTCGAGGGCGAGAAGATCGTTGCCGTGGGATCCGACCAGGCCGTGCTGGGCCTGAAGGCCGAGGGCACTCAGGTCATCGACCTGCGCGGCAAGGTGCTGATGCCAGGCATGCTCGACTCCCACTCCCATGCCATCAAAGGGGGCCTGCAACTGGAGCTGGCCAACCTGATGGGCGAGCAGATCCCCCTAGATGAACTGGAGCAACGCCTGCGTGGGTGGCAAAAAGATGGCAAGGCCGTGCGTGGCGAGTTCCTGACCGTCGGCGGCGTACCGGGCACCTACTGGGATGACATCCCGGCTCTGGAGCAGCGTTTCAACCATGGCGAATGGGCCGACCAGCCGATCCTGCTGGCCGCCAACGACATGCACACCGGCTGGGCCAACCAGGCCCTGCTCAAGCGTGCCAAGATCGACGCCAAGACCATCGCGGCGTTGCCCACCGAAGCACGCAGCACCATTGGCCAGCATCAGGACGGCACGCCCAACGGCTTTCTGGCCGACGCCAGCTACTACCCGGTGACCGACCTGCTGCCGCCGCTGTCCCACGACACCCTGATGACCGCCGGGCGCATGGCCCTGGCCTACTCCAAGCAGCTGGGCATCACCGGCTGGATGGACCCGCTGGCCAACGAGCTGCCCGGCGCGGATGTGAAGAACGACTCGCTGGGCGTGCTGCCGGTCTACAAGGACCTTTCCGAACGAGGTGAACTGACAGCGCACATCGCCGCACTGCTGATGACCGACTCCAAGGCCCGCCCAGCCGACCTGGATGAGCTGGACAAGGTACGCCAGCAGTTCCTCGGTGTACGCAATCTCACCCTGCCCGGCATCAAAGTGTTCGCCGACGGCGTTGCCGAAATGCCAGCGCAAAGCGCGGCGATGCTTGAGCCCTACAAAAACTCCGGCCAACGCGGTGAACTGCTGCTGGATCCGAAGCACTTCGGTGAACTGGTCGATGCCGCCGATGCCCGTGGCTGGCTGGTTCATGTGCATGCCATCGGCGATCGCGCCGTGCGCGAGGCACTCAACGGCGTAGAACAGGCCCGACGCGCGCGACACAGTGGTGTCCCGCACTCGATCACACACTTACAGATGGTTAGCGCCCAGGACTATCCACGCTTCAAACAGCTCGATGTAATTGCTTCCATGCAATTGTACTGGGCCAGTGCCGACGAAACTAACGTCGACCTGGTCAAGCCGTATGTCGATGAGCATGCCTTCGCCCACAGCTACCCGGCCCACTCGCTTTACAAGGCGGGTGCGACCATCGCCGGCGCAAGCGACTGGCCGATCACGACCCCGGAGCCGTGGAAGGCGATCTACCAGGCCGTCAGCCGCAAGGGCGCCAAAGGCGTGCTCAATGCCGACGAGGCCATCGACCGCGAAACCATGTTCCAGGCCTACACCCTCAATGCCGCCCGCGCCATGCGCCTGGAGCAGCAGGTCGGCTCACTGAAGGTGGGCAAGCAGGCCGACATGATCGTCCTCGACCGAGACGTGCTCAACGTCGATCCCGAAGCGATGCGTGACACCCAGGTGCTGCAGACCTGGTTCGCCGGCAAGCAGATCTACCAGCGCTGA
- a CDS encoding LysR family transcriptional regulator gives MDKMTALTIFVAAAEHGSFSRAAEQLGKTPSAITKAVAHLEAELGVRLFERTTRRMALTEAGSLYLEGARQALMHLQLVTEEVEQLQHELRGTLRITAPPSFGPAFLNQVCFRFMREHTQVRLEVNLNDANEDLIDGGYDLSLRDGPTDQPELIAQPLIENRVILCASPDYLARRGKAITLENYAQHDWLLLRHPLLNRSFWWVEHEGQTLRVRQPTPRLVSDNFDFLLACLLDGHGLQFVPTWCAAPYLAKGQLVEVLPDYWRALSAFGPWVHVLYLPHRRNTRKVQAFIALLHEQLRSQGL, from the coding sequence ATGGACAAAATGACGGCCCTGACCATCTTCGTCGCCGCCGCCGAACACGGCAGCTTCAGTCGTGCGGCCGAGCAATTGGGCAAGACGCCTTCGGCCATCACCAAGGCCGTCGCCCACCTGGAGGCCGAACTTGGGGTGCGCCTGTTCGAGCGCACCACCCGGCGCATGGCGCTCACCGAGGCCGGCAGCCTGTACCTGGAAGGAGCGCGCCAGGCGTTGATGCACCTGCAACTGGTGACCGAGGAAGTGGAGCAGTTGCAGCACGAACTACGTGGCACCTTGCGCATCACCGCGCCGCCGTCGTTCGGCCCGGCGTTTCTCAACCAGGTGTGCTTTCGCTTCATGCGCGAACACACGCAGGTGCGCCTGGAGGTGAACCTCAACGACGCCAACGAAGACCTGATCGACGGCGGTTACGACCTGTCGCTGCGCGACGGCCCCACAGACCAGCCCGAGCTGATCGCCCAGCCGCTGATCGAAAACCGCGTGATCCTCTGCGCCAGCCCCGACTACCTGGCCCGGCGTGGCAAGGCCATCACCTTGGAGAATTACGCCCAGCACGACTGGTTGCTGCTGCGCCATCCTCTGCTCAATCGCAGCTTCTGGTGGGTCGAGCACGAGGGCCAGACCTTGCGCGTGCGCCAGCCCACGCCTCGACTGGTGAGCGACAACTTCGACTTCCTGCTTGCCTGCCTGCTCGATGGTCATGGCCTGCAGTTCGTGCCCACCTGGTGCGCCGCGCCCTATTTGGCCAAGGGGCAACTGGTGGAAGTGCTGCCCGACTACTGGCGGGCGTTGAGTGCCTTCGGGCCCTGGGTGCACGTGCTGTACCTGCCCCATCGGCGCAACACGCGCAAGGTGCAGGCCTTCATCGCCTTGCTGCACGAGCAACTGCGCAGCCAGGGGCTGTAA